Proteins co-encoded in one Malus domestica chromosome 09, GDT2T_hap1 genomic window:
- the LOC139188091 gene encoding uncharacterized protein, with protein MGKSTSDLPNQNAGHHVPQAQNPISAVTPESTSATRREREVNLGGQVRSLEIPDRNTCVLNEGVIEDCDENGGEGSDPPTRSFIRKRLDEQSRTVEQTLSRGIDKLHDVIRISSEAQTRLLEILVSKVSDGRIFDLAQHLPPRNNLLSSAPAEPIPARLRPLQLEKGGGSNSRSDGSDQRAEVMPVDMTEVQRMIDSAMKKGLKFPKFIHPYPAYVEQVEYPRGFKIPDFSLFTGESSLSSLEHVARFTAQCGYVNSDFHKLRLFNFSLIGSAFAWYINLPPNSVQSWEKLVEKFHEQFYRPGMEMSVSSLARMAQASDESPMDYLTRFKSARNWCRVPLPEVEFVRLALNGLDVEYKMKFLGVNFRDMYELAQHVEQYDDLLHEEKISKTPSRGTIYKNPTVSYASTEDECVSVDAAEIVIDKPYVCKALTQVDSKEVKTRSATEGALKPSKVYTFDITKADAIFYQLLSARIIKLRPGHNIPKAEELKGKIYYYTTDEDSGTAVLCSKCRAKVGSESEEKPSSLITERPTAATQQKVADVGQHQGVFDRLGPKVRMEEAPSVRRRLDFNASFYDDDYYKRNSSSSESSRSQKTFKPPKPSDQRWYTYHSSKGVYTALSKSQKRRHQRIDCMARRQAAQETSAPQWRLKDTIVTDDERPPPAIMTELVQGKRLVNRDIETTFEEADKRIKLLLRPGEMKARLEHFRQEAESKLPPPAIQEPLIKIRRNLHPPFLGEALEYMREFHKKHSANDLDARIHYQEQARILTPNTLSTSTSLEVITQNQQAAEATTQDQTLEEGAEESLCPTLTTTEAVVANQTRDKVNEEDPNLMGPSVLDNMEINMVHVLLAAFQSSTAQLNFLDGDVVAEEAGHVDFVSVAEVDSTTKDDNIKAALAELFPRSPSANLHHLKPLYVTAHIEGYPISKVFVDCGATVNIMPMNIMKALRCSNDELISSGITMSSFVGDKSQTKGVLPLTVNIAGRIHMTAFFVVDSKTEYNALLGRDWIHQTSCFNDEGRPTQISVQKAIEVGAETVHQDSARLGLANFLPEADV; from the exons atgggaaagtcgacatCCGATCTACCAAATCAGAACGCAGGACACCATGTGCCACAAGCGCAAAATCCCATCAGCGCCGTGACACCTGAGTCTACGAGCGCAACTCGCCGAGAgagggaagttaatctcggcggtcaggtTCGCAGTCTTGAAATTCCCGACAGGAACActtgcgttctcaatgaaggagtAATAGAAGATTGTGATGAAAATGGTGGCGAAGGATCCGATCCACCCACAAGGTCGTTTATTCGAAAACGGCTTGACGAGCAATCTCGGACAGTTGAACAGACATTgagtcgaggaatcgataaGCTTCATGACGTGATACGCATTTCCAGTGAAGCACAAACCAGATTACtcgaaatactggttagtaaggtcagCGATGGTAGAATTTTCGATCTTGCCCAGCATTTGCCGCCAAGGAATAATCTATTATCAAGTGCACCGGCCGAGCCAATTCCTGCTCGGCTCAGGCCACTTCAAttggaaaaaggaggagggtcgaatagtaggtcagacggatcCGACCAGAGAGCGGAAGTAATGCCCGTCGATATGACCGAAGTTCAACGGATGATCGATTcagccatgaagaaagggctgAAGTTCCCTAAGTTTATACACCCGTATCCAGCTTACGTGGAACAGGTcgaataccctagaggtttcaagatcccagattttagcctttttaccGGAGAATCGTCcttatcctcgttagaacatgtagCTCGCTTCACCGCACAGTGCGGATACGTTAATAGTGACTTTCACAAGCTgcgacttttcaatttttcgttgatCGGCTCAGCATTCGCTTGGTATATTAACCTCCCACCGAACTCCGTCCAGAGTTGGGAgaagttggtcgagaaatttcatgagcagttttatcggccgggaatggaaatgtcagtatcctcactagcaaggatggctcaggcgtccgacgagtcaccaatggattatcttactagaTTCAAATCagctaggaattggtgccgagtgcctcTCCCCGAAGTTGAATTCGTCAGACTTGCTCTGAACGGTcttgacgtcgaatacaaaatgaaattcttgggggtaaactttcgggatatgtacgaattagcaCAGCATGTCGAGCAGTATGATGATTTGCTCCAcgaggaaaagatttcgaaaactccatctcgggggacgatttacaagaatcctactgtcagttatgcatcaaccgaggatgaatgtgttagtgtggatgcagctgagatagtgatagataagccatacgtctGCAAGGCACTGACTCAAGTTGATTCTAAGGAAGTCAAAACCCGCTCGGCTACTGAAGGAGCACTGAAACCGTCGAAAGTTTATACATTTGATATTACAAAAGCCGATGCAATTTTTTATCAACTCTTATCAGCaaggatcatcaaacttcggcctgggcacaacattcccaaggccgaagagcttaaagggaagatatatt ATTATACCACCGATGAAGACAGTGGGACAGCGGTTTTGTGCAGTAAATGTAGAGCAAAGGTCGGCAGTGAGTCAGAGGAGAAGCCCTCTTCGCTTATAACGGAACGACCTACGGCCgcaacccagcagaaggttgCCGACGTAGgccaacatcaaggggtttttgataggctcggtcCCAAAGTGAGGATGGAAGAGGCACCCTCAGTCAGGCGACGTCTTGATTTTAATGCTTCATTTTACGACGATGACTACTATAaacgtaattctagcagttcggagtcatcgcggagccaaaaaactttcaaacctccTAAACCTAGcgatcaacgttggtatacatatcattcttcgaaagGCGTTTACACCgcactgtccaaatcccagaaacgccggcaccaaaggatagattgcatggcccgccgacaagcggcccaagaaacttcggctCCTCAATGGCGGTTGAAGGACACAATTGTTACTGATGATGAACGACCACCTCCAgctattatgacagagttggttcaagggaaacggcTGGTCAACCGAGATATCGAAACCACGTTCGAAgaggctgataaacggatcaaacttcttcttcgcccgggggagatgaaggcacgcctcGAGCATTTCAGGCAGGAGGCCGAAAGTAAATTACCCCCGCCGGCCATACAAGAACCTTTGattaaaattcgacggaatttgcaccCACCATTCCTCGGGGAGGCTTTGGAGTACATGCGAGAattccataagaaacattcggccaatgATCT GGATGCCCGGATACACTACCAGGAGCAGGCTCGGATCTTGACCCCAAACACACTGTCGACCTCAACCTCACTTGAGGTGATAACGCAGAACCAACAAGCTGCCGAAGCAACAACACAGGATCAAACCCTTGAAGAAGGAGCAGAAgagtctctttgtccaactctGACAACAACGGAAGCTGTAGTCGCCAACCAGACGAGAGATAAGGTTAACGAGGAGGATCCTAACCTGATGGGCCCATCCGtcttggataacatggaaatcaatatggtccatgtgttactTGCTGCTTTTCAATCCAGCACAGCTCAGCtaaatttcctcgatggtgatGTAGTCGCCGAGGAAGCCGGCCATGTTGATTTCGTCTCCGTTGCTGAAGTTGACTCTACAACAAAAGATGACAATATCAAAGCAGCTTTGGCCGAATTATTTCCTCGTTCACCATCGGCCAACCTCCatcatttaaagccattgtatgtgacggcccataTCGAGGGATATCCaatttctaaagtttttgtcgactgtggagctactgtcaatatcatgcctatgAACATCATGAAAGCCTTACGTTGCTCTAATGACGAACTTATTTcgtcagggatcacaatgagtagtttcgtcggtgacaaatcccaaaccaaaggtgTCCTTCCGCTAACAGTGAATATTGCTGGTCGCATtcacatgaccgcctttttcgtgGTCGATTctaaaaccgagtataatgcactactcggtcgagattggattcaccaaaccagct gcttcaatgatgaAGGACGACCGACTCAGATTTctgttcagaaagctatcgaggttggcgccgagactgtccaccaggattcggcgagactcggattagccaACTTTCTCCCCGAAGccgatgtttga
- the LOC108174000 gene encoding AAA-ATPase At3g28580-like yields the protein MEEKDPVRNKMEDEENTQSKVTLSGLLNFIDRIWSACGGERLVVFTTNYVDKLDPAVIRRGRMDKHIELSYCCFKAFKVLARNYLDLDSHELFETIARLLGKTNMTPADVAENLMPKSVIQDAESCLKNLIEALEEARVKAEEEAKLKSEEVEKFKAEREKEKDQSAS from the coding sequence ATGGAAGAAAAGGATCCAGTTCGAAATAAGatggaagatgaagaaaacacaCAGAGCAAGGTGACTCTTTCAGGGCTGCTAAACTTTATCGATAGGATTTGGTCAGCTTGTGGAGGGGAGAGACTGGTCGTGTTTACGACTAATTATGTGGACAAACTTGATCCTGCGGTCATTAGAAGAGGAAGGATGGACAAGCACATAGAGTTGTCCTACTGCTGCTTCAAAGCATTCAAAGTGCTTGCTAGGAattatttggatttggattcacACGAGTTGTTTGAAACGATTGCGCGTTTGTTGGGCAAAACCAATATGACTCCTGCTGATGTTGCTGAGAACTTGATGCCTAAGTCTGTTATACAGGATGCTGAGTCTTGTTTGAAGAACTTGATCGAAGCGCTTGAGGAGGCAAGAGTGAAGGCCGAGGAAGAAGCGAAATTAAAGTCAGAGGAAGTAGAAAAATTCAAGgcagagagagaaaaggagaaagaCCAGTCTGCTAGTTGA